In a genomic window of Trichoderma atroviride chromosome 4, complete sequence:
- a CDS encoding uncharacterized protein (EggNog:ENOG41) — translation MLQDGTRYKDAHVFDGFRFARANAQLQQRRPCAEVPDQQASRLTHASPDWPIWGLGNMSCPGRFYASLVIKLILIRILSDWECQMPHPEAPRTKTWRSSMVPRDDTIVMFRKKLP, via the exons ATGTTGCAAGACGGCACCCGATACAAGGACGCCCACGTCTTTGACGGCTTTCGATTCGCGCGAGCAAacgcccagctccagcagcgtcgGCCATGCGCTGAAGTGCCTGACCAGCAGGCGTCCAGATTGACACATGCCAGCCCCGATTGGCCGATATGGGGACTCGGCAATATGTCGTG TCCCGGTCGATTTTATGCTTCGCTAGTGATTAAACTCATCCTGATTCGTATCTTGAGCGACTGGGAGTGCCAGATGCCACATCCCGAAGCGCCGAGAACCAAGACGTGGAGGTCGAGCATGGTTCCTCGGGATGATACCATCGTCATGTTCCGCAAAAAGCTGCCTTGA
- a CDS encoding uncharacterized protein (EggNog:ENOG41~TransMembrane:1 (o22-42i)): MSTIIETGFLAQKLTTLTTSKWLVLEATLLVAILILAQIQWIKEVMSYLLRRTQGLGYLIWGPDLIDRAYSKAQGKPFKVSTPANDHLLVTSLDLIMELVEAPRQRLSLHAVAKEILQPKHTMHGFEWQDQRGVEGTGFVRALRSLLTSHLQDFQPHLERLVKDFLEIEFKDIHSNGFSHVKLFPVMKRLVTKVNCFVFFGEELSQNAEFTAAALEFPQAVILAAEFIRITPGFMRPLVASIATNRHRAAKTLYQHLVPIVEQRLAVKDLQPHGVTPMDCMQWLIDTSPRKNPWTPARMVGEIMAVWFGSVHQLAMTPTYAIQHLCSHPEYVEPLQEEVQRVFRADSVQRDVDELPLLDSFIKESIRCNHSDASKL; this comes from the exons ATGTCTACAATTATAGAGACCGGATTTCTCGCCCAGAAGTTGACTACGTTGACAACAAGTAAATGGCTTGTACTCGAAGCCACTCTCCTCGTTGCTATCCTGATACTGGCTCAGATTCAATGGATCAAAGAG GTCATGTCGTATCTACTTCGACGCACCCAGGGGCTCGGGTACCTTATCTGGGGCCCCGATCTCATCGATCGTGCATATAGCAAG GCACAAGGGAAGCCTTTCAAAGTTTCCACCCCAGCAAACGACCACCTTCTAGTTACGTCCCTAGATCTCATCATGGAGCTCGTAGAAGCACCACGCCAGCGGCTGTCGCTCCATGCAGTGGCTAAAGAG ATCCTTCAGCCAAAGCACACGATGCATGGTTTTGAGTGGCAGGATCAGCGTGGAGTTGAGGGCACGGGCTTTGTTCGTGCTCTTCGAAGCCTTCTTACGTCCCACCTCCAGGATTTTCAGCCGCATCTAGAGCGACTAGTGAAGGATTTTCTAGAGATTGAATTCAAGGACATTCACTCAAATG GCTTTTCGCATGTGAAACTCTTCCCTGTGATGAAGAGACTAGTCACCAAAGTCAACTGctttgtcttctttggcgaggaACTCT CTCAAAACGCCGAGTTCACCGCTGCAGCCTTGGAATTCCCACAAGCCGTCATCCTCGCAGCCGAGTTTATACGCATCACGCCTGGATTTATGAGACCATTGGTTGCATCAATAGCCACCAATCGACACAGAGCTGCCAAGACGCTCTACCAGCACCTGGTGCCGATTGTTGAGCAGCGTCTGGCAGTGAAGGATCTACAGCCTCATGGAGTCACACCG ATGGACTGCATGCAATGGCTAATTGATACGTCGCCTCGTAAAAATCCCTGGACGCCTGCGAGGATGGTGGGTGAGATCATGGCGGTATGGTTCGGATCCGTGCACCAATTGGCCATG ACGCCAACTTATGCAATCCAACATCTATGCAGTCATCCCGAGTATGTTGAACCGTTACAGGAAGAAGTTCAAAGGGTGTTTCGCGCAGATAGTGTACAAAGAGATGTGGATGAGCTGCCGCTTCTGGACAGCTTCATTAAAGAGTCGATACGCTGCAATCACTCGGATGCAAGTAAGTTGTGA
- a CDS encoding uncharacterized protein (EggNog:ENOG41), with the protein MDEFAHADPLDQPSSERPHPRPQPHDETTRQFFHHSSARRTNTDAVIAKALRQQYPNLSLSIAPATSCNLTAYAADGHAQSAPLHDTDDDHVPASLSWTVYLPPARRMDGGLGVVARDTHFEKYLYRWKGHDFIVYLVDGRDGSGSYPYVVNYYVLSTSDELATQLILAAGRWTSDLHDEIWVFDGGYWAKSAELYQSAMKASWESVILDEEMKNALIEDHLSFFRSRATYDRLKVPWKRGIIYYGPPGNGKTISIKATMNMLYHLKQRVTTLYVRSLKSFQGPERSIALVFAKAREFAPCYLVFEDLDTIITDDVRSYFLNEVDGLKSNDGIFMIGSTNHLDRLDPGIAKRPSRFDRKYLFPDPDHGQRIAYCQFWQKKLSDNKSISFPDKLCSAIADITDDFSFAYMQEAFVAALLAIARSGGDDDEDGENNEQDDAMVMTVDLAEDDWVQVLDKPAEDNPDLDELPLWIELKKQIAILREGMEEQKRVQV; encoded by the exons ATGGATGAATTTGCGCACGCAGACCCCCTCGACCAGCCGTCCTCTGAGCGCCCTCACCCTCGCCCTCAGCCTCACGACGAAACCACCCGCCAGTTCTTCCACCACTCCAGCGCCAGGCGCACCAACACCGACGCCGTCATCGCCAAAGCGCTGCGGCAGCAGTACCCGAACCTGTCGCTGTCCATCGCCCCGGCCACTTCGTGCAACTTGACGGCCTACGCAGCAGACGGCCACGCGCAATCAGCGCCGTTGCACGACACCGACGACGACCATGTGCCGGCTTCGCTGTCGTGGACCGTCTACCTGCCGCCCGCCAGGCGCATGGACGGAGGCCTCGGCGTCGTCGCAAGGGACACGCACTTCGAAAAGTACCTGTACCGGTGGAAGGGCCACGACTTCATCGTCTACCTGGTCGACGGCCGTGATGGCAGCGGGTCGTATCCATACGTCGTCAACTATTACGTGCTGTCGACGAGCGACGAGCTGGCCACTCAGCTGATTCTCGCGGCCGGGCGATGGACCAGCGACTTGCACGACGAGATTTGGGTCTTTGACGGAGGCTACTGGGCCAAGAGCGCCGAGCTCTACCAAAGTGCCATGAAGGCGTCGTGGGAGAGCGTCATCCTggatgaggagatgaagaatgCTCTCATTGAAGATCATCTGTCCTTCTTCCGGTCGAGAGCCACCTATGACCGGCTCAAGGTGCCCTGGAAGCGAGGCATCATCTATTACGGCCCGCCGGGAAATGGCAAGACCATCTCAATCAAGGCGACGATGAATATGCTTTACCATTTGAAGCAGCGGGTGACGACGTTATACGTACGGTCGCTGAAATCG TTCCAGGGACCAGAGAGAAGCATTGCTCTAGTTTTTGCAAAAGCGAGAGAGTTTGCGCCATGCTATCTCGTTTTCGAAGATCTAGATACCATTATTACAGATGACGTTCGAAGCTACTTCTTGAACGAGGTAGACGGCCTGAAGAGCAATGATGGTATTTTCATGATTGGAAGCACCAATCATCTTGATCGATTGGATCCCGGCATCGCG AAACGCCCCTCTCGTTTCGACAGAAAGTACCTCTTCCCAGACCCAGACCACGGCCAGCGCATCGCCTACTGCCAGTTCTGGCAAAAGAAGCTATCCGACAACAAATCCATCAGCTTCCCCGACAAACTCTGCAGCGCCATTGCAGACATCACAGACGATTTCAGCTTTGCGTACATGCAGGAGGCATTTGTCGCAGCCCTGCTTGCGATTGCGCGAAGCGGgggtgatgatgacgaggatggtGAGAACAACGAGCAGGATGATGCCATGGTTATGACGGTGGACTTGGCAGAGGACGACTGGGTCCAGGTGTTGGATAAGCCGGCAGAGGACAATCCGGATCTGGATGAGCTGCCGTTGTGGattgagctgaagaagcagattgcgATATTGCGGGAGGGCATGgaagagcagaagagagTACAGGTGTAA
- a CDS encoding uncharacterized protein (CAZy:GH3~TransMembrane:1 (o862-885i)), producing the protein MANSISGSSADKFELDPLWQNLDWAIGQMLLMGWDGTQVTPQIRSLIEDHHLGSIILTAKNLKSAHQTALLVQELQMIAKNSGHPQPLLIAVDQENGGVNSLFDEDFVCQFPSAMAIAATGSLDLSYEVNKATATEIAACGVNLMLGPVLDVLNNARYQVIGVRASGDDPQEVSQYGLAALSGIRDAGIASCGKHFPSYGNLDFLGSNLDVPIITQTLEELSLSALVPFRNAISSGKLDAMFVGGCGISNPSMNVSHACLSDQVVDDLLRNELGFKGVAISECLEMEALSQDLGVQNGVVMAVEAGCDIILLCRAYDVQLEAIKGLKLGYENGIITKERIFTSLRRIFHLKSTCTSWAKALNPPGVNLLSQIRPSHLALSRRAYDDSITIVRDKEKLLPLSLSMHPGEELLLLTPLVKPLPASSLTKSLTEARNDRSIISTHHDKWSHQGRERSAIMSGEGVFREFGKTLARYRNEKLLHTSYTANGVRPVHENLINRASCIVIFTADANRNLYQAGFTKHVDMMCSMLRSRGQKKQLIVVAVSSPYDFAMDKSIGTYICTYDFTENAMAALVRALIGDSNPVGTMPGTLRKSKKVLKSRQHWLVEEFDSTRDRNGLNDLIRAVHRASDQDMRYLQTTSAETFALNNPNVKEAHFVVRNSSTQALYGFVATYYVQNVGMLGALVVDPTKRNLSIGRSLHRRALKSLTQQRGIKKVQLGSSFPSLFLGIPLDMEVTTTKEWFSNSGWDTQFPRRLTNMIIQDLSAWYAPEGLSQSIQRANISFDLIYGVESGDTVMHHVRTHANPEVLELYRAALEESKACGIVRAKDAAGNLLGTIIISRPNSPLARYVPPLVSPKQDIGGLLAPIVPLAPLSTLVLQGLALMGVRQNKGHKANKTVLSWVVDDAFEPLVAMGFDVLQAFEEITNSPETFQT; encoded by the exons ATGGCCAACTCCATCAGCGGCTCTTCGGCCGACAAGTTTGAGCTAGATCCGCTATGGCAGAATCTCGACTG GGCGATTGggcagatgctgctcatGGGCTGGGATGGTACCCAGGTTACGCCTCAGATCAGAAGCCTCATCGAGGATCACCATCTTGGCTCCATCATTCTGACTGCCAAGAACTTGAAAT CGGCTCATCAAACTGCATTGCTCGTTCAGGAGCTGCAGATGATTGCCAAGAACTCTGGTCACCCACAGCCTCTTCTGATTGCCGTAGACCAAGAGAATGGAGGTGTCAACAGTCTGTTTGACGAAGATTTCGTTTGCCAGTTCCCTAGTGCcatggccattgccgccaCGGGCAGCCTGGATCTGTCATACGAAGTCAACAAAGCGACGGCTACCGAGATCGCGGCTTGTGGTGTCAACCTTATGCTTGGCCCGGTTTTGGACGTTCTGAACAATGCGCGCTATCAAGTTATTGGAGTTCGCGCTTCGGGCGATGATCCTCAAGAAGTCTCCCAGTATGGACTCGCAGCCTTGAGCGGTATTCGCGATGCTGGCATCGCCTCTTGCGGAAAGCATTTCCCCTCCTATGGAAACCTTGATTTCCTGGGTTCCAATCTCGACGTCCCAATCATTACACAAACCTTGGAAGAGCTAAGCCTAAGTGCATTGGTTCCATTTCGAAACGCAATTTCTTCTGGGAAGCTCGATGCTATGTTTGTTGGCGGCTGTGGAATCTCCAACCCTTCCATGAATGTCAGCCATGCCTGTCTTTCAGATCAAGTAGTCGATGATCTTCTCCGTAACGAGCTAGGCTTCAAGGGAGTTGCAATCTCAGAATGTCTCGAAATGGAGGCGCTGAGCCAGGATCTTGGAGTTCAGAACGGCGTTGTCATGGCCGTGGAGGCTGGATGCGACATCATACTGCTCTGCCGCGCCTATGACGTTCAGCTGGAAGCTATCAAAGGTCTCAAGCTGGGCTACGAGAACGGCATCAttacaaaagaaagaatttTCACTTCTCTACGAAGAATCTTTCATCTCAAATCGACTTGCACGTCTTGGGCAAAGGCGCTGAATCCTCCGGGAGTAAACCTTCTTTCGCAGATTCGACCCTCTCACCTTGCCCTGTCTAGACGAGCCTATGATGATTCCATCACTATTGTTCGCGATAAGGAGAAGTTGTTACCACTGTCTCTTTCAATGCATCCTGGCGAGGAGTTGCTGCTACTCACCCCCTTGGTGAAGCCGCTTCCGGCGTCGTCTTTGACTAAAAGCTTGACCGAAGCAAGGAACGATCGATCTATAATTTCTACCCATCATGATAAATGGAGTCATCAGGGCCGTGAAAGGAGTGCCATTATGAGCGGCGAAGGAGTCTTCCGAGAGTTTGGAAAAACCTTGGCACGATACCGCAACGAAAAGTTACTACACACGAGTTACACGGCCAATGGAGTGCGGCCAG TACACGAGAATCTTATCAACAGAGCATCTTGTATTGTCATCTTTACCGCGGATGCGAACAGAAATCTCTACCAGGCCGGTTTTACAAAACACGTTGATATGATGTGCTCTATGCTTCGAAGCAGAgggcaaaagaagcaactCATTGTCGTTGCTGTGAGCTCACCATACGACTTTGCCATGGACAAATCTATTGGCACTTATATCTGCACCTACGATTTTACAGAaaacgccatggctgctctgGTCCGTGCCTTGATTGGAGATAGCAACCCCGTGGGCACCATGCCAGGTACTCTgcgaaagagcaaaaaggtCCTTAAATCCCGACAACATTGGCTCGTCGAGGAATTCGACAGCACTCGGGACAGGAACGGCTTGAACGACCTCATCAGAGCTGTGCACAGGGCCAGTGACCAGGATATGCGGTACCTTCAGACCACAAGCGCAGAGACGTTTGCGCTTAACAATCCAAACGTCAAAGAAGCTCATTTTGTGGTGCGTAACAGCAGCACACAAGCTCTTTACGGCTTTGTCGCTACGTACTACGTCCAGAACGTGGGTATGCTTGGTGCTCTGGTTGTGGACCCAACCAAGCGGAACCTGTCGATTGGCCGGTCTCTTCATCGCCGCGCGCTGAAGAGTTTGACTCAGCAGAGAGGCATCAAGAAGGTTCAGCTGGGATCATCTTttccctccctcttcctGGGAATCCCTCTTGACATGGAAGTAACCACGACAAAAGAATGGTTCAGCAACAGCGGATGGGACACGCAGTTCCCTCGAAGGCTCACCAACATGATCATCCAAGATTTGAGCGCCTGGTATGCTCCTGAGGGCTTGTCGCAGAGTATCCAGCGAGCCAACATTAGCTTTGACCTCATCTACGGTGTCGAAAGCGGCGATACTGTGATGCATCATGTGCGGACACACGCGAATCCAGAGGTTCTCGAACTGTACCGAGCTGCATTGGAAGAGAGTAAAGCTTGCGGCATCGTGCGGGCCAAAGACGCGGCAGGCAATTTGTTGGGAACAATCATCATAAGCAGACCCAATAGCCCTCTCGCTAGATACGTCCCTCCTTTGGTATCTCCCAAGCAAGATATTGGTGGTCTCTTGGCTCCAATCGTACCTCTGGCTCCGCTTTCGACTTTGGTACTGCAAGGCCTTGCTTTGATGGGTGTTCGACAGAATAAGGGCCACAAGGCAAACAAGACTGTTTTAAGCTGG gttgttgatgatgccTTTGAGCCTCTGGTGGCCATGGGATTCGATGTTCTGCAGGCATTTGAAGAGATTACAAATTCCCCTGAGAC GTTCCAAACCTGA
- a CDS encoding uncharacterized protein (CAZy:CE9~MEROPS:MER0033184), whose product MPIALSPPFRPRNGLTKFTNCRLVRGDKLVREDLWVSSLSGKIINSQAAFFDDLVLPDQTIDLGGRIVSPGMIDVQLNGAFGFNFSTLLDDMSQYGKKVKEVQKLIVKTGVTSYNPTITSQRPELYQKALPFLGPSGHLQEAEDGAESLGAHCEGPFLSPTKNGVHNVDVLIEAQTFEDLEACYGKHNLSPRAEGEQIPIKYITAAPERGQMMKLIPELTKKGIIYSVGHSEATYEHASEAVGLGATMITHLFNAMRPLHHRNPGIFGVLGIAESLPRPYFGIIADGIHLHPTTIKIAFNAHPDGFILVTDAMHLVGLPDGAYPWTNGDTTCNIVKVGSKLLLENSDTIAGSSITLLECVNNFLQWTGTGIPHALKAVTATPAAMLGLQGVKGSLDAGADADLVIFSEAQTPGQPSTLVLDEVWKFGTRVHRASAL is encoded by the exons atgCCTATAGCGCTATCTCCTCCCTTCCGGCCAAGGAATGGCTTGACCAAGTTCACAAACTGCCGCCTTGTGCGCGGAGACAAGCTGGTCCGAGAAGATCTCTGGGTCAGCTCTCTGTCGGGCAAAATCATCAACAGCCAAGCCGCCTTTTTCGACGACCTCGTTCTCCCAGACCAGACCATCGACCTCGGCGGCCGCATCGTCTCGCCGGGCATGATAGACGTGCAGCTCAATGGCGCCTTTGGGTTCAACTTTTCTACGCTTCTTGACGACATGTCACAGTACGGCAAGAAGGTCAAGGAGGTGCAAAAGTTGATTGTCAAGACGGGCGTCACATCGTACAATCccaccatcaccagccaGCGGCCAGAGCTATATCAGAAG GCTCTTCCGTTCCTGGGACCATCAGGACACTTGCAAGAGGCCGAAGATGGGGCCGAGTCGCTCGGCGCGCACTGCGAGGGCCCGTTTCTGAGCCCGACCAAGAACGGCGTGCACAATGTCGACGTCCTGATAGAGGCGCAGACATTCGAGGACCTCGAGGCCTGCTACGGCAAGCACAATCTCTCCCCGCGGGCCGAGGGCGAGCAGATCCCCATCAAGTACATCACGGCGGCGCCGGAGCGCGGccagatgatgaagctgatCCCGGAACTCACCAAGAAAGGCATCATCTACTCGGTGGGACATTCCGAGGCCACGTACGAACATGCGTCCGAGGCCGTCGGGCTGGGCGCAACCATGATCACTCACCTGTTCAACGCGATGCGCCCGCTGCACCACCGCAACCCGGGCATCTTTGGAGTCCTGGGCATCGCCGAGAGCCTTCCGCGGCCGTACTTTggcatcatcgccgacgGCATCCACCTGCACCCAACCACAATCAAGATTGCCTTCAACGCACATCCCGACGGATTCATCCTCGTCACCGACGCCATGCACCTGGTGGGATTGCCCGACGGCGCCTATCCGTGGACCAACGGCGACACCACGTGTAACATTGTCAAGGTGGGATCCAAGCTGCTGTTGGAGAACTCGGACACCATTGCCGGCAG CTCCATCACCCTCCTCGAATGCGTCAACAACTTCCTGCAATGGACAGGCACCGGAATCCCACACGCGCTCAAGGCGGTCACGGCCACCCCAGCTGCCATGCTGGGCCTGCAGGGCGTCAAGGGATCGCTCGACGCCGGTGCTGACGCTGACCTGGTCATCTTTTCAGAGGCGCAAACTCCGGGGCAGCCCAGCACGCTGGTACTGGACGAGGTGTGGAAGTTTGGCACCAGAGTCCATCGTGCAAGTGCCCTCTAA
- a CDS encoding uncharacterized protein (EggNog:ENOG41), protein MAAFNSMPAMPAASAVPSDAMGLNHGPPQSMNIDSFDPELNFHESLLDGSALPPLPFTPSYEFENFVTTFEDPFSYSSRPFEPITNQDVAIDESSPQELDNKLLGFSDPIMHASIVDEAGAFADLDMTAELYGMFFVAEDVFGGENSGRPLELTCYRRNLWQCSGQITLPRTLSNVMDEQGQHIAITELSASITGIESIEGKPAEIISIPWKGANPQLEDTKVAGPPPSMTLDLSIGREIDANRVSLPISWKRLQFKHATANNGRRKGLQQHYLVQINLLGKTKTGDFIKIAEIQSGPVIVRGRSPRNFDSRKDVHLTSDKKVERRNTSSTDNPTPKMERDNLMASLPKYSSSNGSEWATPQAVPQPNQSPHPAKRMALSPTVSLPPVPAWTIENPTGKNPPPGHRSSFSRPPNPTAPITLSLSEDEKSPNRSSAELQSPQLSKAYPANGQNASNSPAEEADPLYEYFPLSVDDWMPPVDAVYRPHIVHHTIAPPEFKAQQIGRKVKRYFTAD, encoded by the exons atggctgccttCAACTCCATGCCGGCGATGCCTGCTGCCTCTGCAGTGCCCAGCGATGCGATGGGATTAAACCACGGGCCGCCTCAGTCCATGAACATTGACTCGTTTGATCCCGAGCTCAACTTTCACGAGTCTCTACT CGATGGCAGTGCGCTACCACCTCTCCCTTTTACGCCCTCTTATGAATTCGAAAACTTTGTCACGACTTTTGAAGATCCATTTTCTTACTCGTCTCGCCCGTTCGAGCCCATCACCAACCAGGATGTCGCGATTGACGAGTCATCTCCCCAGGAGCTGGACAACAAGCTCTTGGGATTCTCTGATCCGATTATGCACGCGAGCATAGTGGATGAAGCGGGGGCTTTTGCCGACCTGGACATGACGGCCGAGCTTTACGGCATGTTCTTTGTCGCCGAAGATGTGTTTGGCGGGGAGAATTCGGGTCGTCCTTTGGAGTTGACGTGTTATCGTCGCAACCTGTGGCAGTGCTCTGGACAGATTACTTTGCCGAGGACCCTGAGCAATGTCATGGACGAACAAGGCCAGCATATCGCCATCACAGAACTGTCTGCATCTATTACAGGCATAGAATCGATTGAAGGAAAACCCGCCGAAATCATCTCGATCCCATGGAAAGGCGCAAACCCTCAACTGGAGGATACCAAAGTCGCGGGGCCTCCCCCTAGCATGACCCTAGATCTAAGCATTGGCCGAGAAATTGACGCCAACAGAGTCTCTCTGCCTATATCTTGGAAGAGATTGCAGTTTAAACATGCCACGGCTAACAACGGCCGGCGAAAGGGGCTGCAACAGCATTACCTAGTGCAGATCAACCTGCTGGGCAAGACCAAGACGGGAGACTTTATCAAGATTGCCGAGATACAATCTGGCCCAGTCATTGTTCGTGGGCGAAGCCCGCGCAATTTCGATAGTAGAAAGGACGTACACCTCACCAGCGACAAGAAGGTGGAGCGAAGAAACACAAGCAGCACTGATAATCCTACACCAAAGATGGAGCGGGACAATCTTATGGCTTCCTTGCCCAAATACTCATCA TCAAATGGAAGCGAATGGGCAACTCCGCAAGCTGTGCCTCAACCCAACCAGAGCCCGCACCCAGCGAAGCGGATGGCTCTGTCTCCTACAGTATCCCTCCCTCCAGTTCCGGCCTGGACGATAGAAAACCCCACGGGGAAGAATCCTCCTCCGGGCCACCGGAGCTCCTTCTCACGGCCGCCCAATCCCACGGCCCCCATTACGCTGTCTCTATcagaagacgaaaagagtCCCAACCGCTCAAGCGCTGAGCTTCAGAGCCCGCAGCTGTCCAAGGCTTATCCAGCGAACGGCCAAAATGCCAGCAACAGcccagctgaagaagcagatccGCTCTACGAATACTTTCCTTTGAGCGTGGATGATTG GATGCCACCAGTAGATGCTGTTTACAGGCCGCACATAGTTCATCACACGATCGCCCCACCAGAATTCAAAGCTCAGCAGATAGGCCGTAAAGTCAAACGCTACTTTACCGCTGATTAG